One Lycium ferocissimum isolate CSIRO_LF1 unplaced genomic scaffold, AGI_CSIRO_Lferr_CH_V1 ctg215, whole genome shotgun sequence genomic window, cGCTTGAAGAAAAAAGTGCCAAAGCGATTTGGGCGCTTCCTTACAAATTGTCCATATGACATCCCTAGTTATATTAAATGTTTTCTGAAACTTATTCCGACTAGCTCCAACCAGCTATCAATTAATATTAGAAATCGATGACAAAAGAGTGAATAGTTCCGAGTTTTGACTTTTATCTAATGTTGGTGCGtacttcaattattttattgaattgaatatcTGCTACCGTTCACAAATATGAAAGAGGACAATTGCTTTCTCTACTAGCCTGGAAGCAAGGCTTTGGTTTAGCCTCCAACCAAGGCTAAGGTAAGGGGAGTATGTCCTCAAGCTGAATTAATTTTGTCcatccaaaataaataaaaatcacaTATCGTATGTTGATCTCTCGAAATTATTCCACTTCTCCTCGTGCACACCGACTCCTTGGGTGCATATGAGGTATAATTTCATTAAATCAGAAGTTTATAAAGTTTTGAGACAGATCTAAAAGTTAAACTTGATGGTAATTTTTATCattgaatttattatttctttaaaatcatgaattttAATGTACTATttattgaaaattttcaaaaaaatttacatatatataaatttacaTTTCTAGAATCACAATTTATTATGAGTCCTGACTCACAATTCTTTTGGCTTATTGGGTTCTAGATAACTTTAAGGCTCACTCTGCCCCTTTACATTCCGCGTCAAAATGTTTAGATGAACCCGTCTTCGAAGAGATGCATCCGCACCTGCTGTCAAGGGCGGAGCTCGCATGCACGGTTACTATTTCGGCAAAACCTAATAGCTTGGCGTAAATATTGTACATATTAAAATATCCACTTATATGTAAAGATAATTTATTTAAAACCtaataactttcttttcaaaattcagaattcataaattcaaaattttagtaAACCATTTCAAGAAGGAAGATATTTTCTTGTATGTCACGTCTTTGGGGGGCATATCAAACTCTATAAATACGTGGCCCTGACCACCTccattttctcttcattttccttcctcttttctttccttttcctaatTAATTTCATTCTTAATTCTCCATTACATCTCAGCCAATAATTCTTAGGGTCTCCTCATTTCTGGGTAGATTCCTTTATCTCTATCATCTTCTTCTATCATTTACCATAAGGAccaattttcatcattttcattttatttgctAAATCTGCATGCTTTTTACTTTCTAATTCTAGTTGACTTTGGTATCTAACAGTTATTTTTGGCCTTCCAATTGGATAATCGACGTTGGGTTCTCCCGGATTAATTCAGGGTTTTGGATATTCACATTTTTGTCAACCAGGTTTTCTTGTCATTTTAATTAGGtactttgtttcttttctttctgaatTATAAGTGGCCATTCAACTATCATGCATATCTTTTGTATTTCCGCACATTTATCTTCAATATGCTAACACATTTTTATTCTTGTTTGTTTCCATTTGTGGGGGCGTCCAAAGTTGcatttttggccatttcatgacttaattggttatgttctGCAAATTAGATACCGATCAAAGACACGCGTACCACCTGTTTTGTTGTGACGTTTCTGCGGAGGTTATTTTGATCGATTAGATTTCTGTCTTCTGTACGATCATAAACAATGTAGTACTTTGCTTAATTATTTGCTTATAGTGATCATTTGACAGTACAAAATCCTTAAATCCATTGTTGTAcgatttgaattatttttaatttgtcGGTTGCTGTAAGATGTTGAAGTTTTGATTGTGTATCACTTTCATttttactactccctctgtttcatgGTGTTTTAGCTTGGGCCCTGGAGAAAACTACTCCCGGTTAGAAAGCAAGAagtatttttactaacttacccttaattaaatgtcttgaaaagaaaagtatatcTTTAATGGTTTCTTGGTTATGTAAGGTAAAATTGGAAAGAAAACAAGTTAATGCTATTTTGtgaaacaccacttatttttaaataaaatgaaagtataaaacaccacttattatgaaatggagggagtaaattACTAATTACTgtttatcataatttttttacgTGTAATTTCTTTATATAAGTCAGTGattgtttaatattttatacTGTGAACTTGAACTCCTTCAGATTAATGTTTTACCTTGAAAAATGGAGTATGCGTATATATTAAAAAGTCAGCATTCCCTTATGTGGTTGGTCATGCCGTCCTAACAACTGTACATTTCCTTTAATATTGTTTGAAGTCAAAATGCCTTTTGGAATTTCATTAGGCCAACTGccacattttaaaattttgttgttATAGACAATGATTAATCGTTACAGTTGAACACTGTTCAATGGTTCATATCAAGCCTGCTATTTTCTTATTCTCTTTAGTTACTGTCTTTGGTCAGAGATTGTTATCAGCCTCTCCTAATTTTCATGTCTAAATTATTGGCATATTTATGGTTGCCGAGAGGTTTAATTCAATAAAGTTTCTTCCCATTAAAGCTCTGTTTATCACTTTCATGGTGGCGTTCAATTAAGTTGTTTGGTTTCTACAATTTGAATTTGATGCACTTAATCTTGTTCAATGTGTACCATTATTGGAACTTAGGCTAAAAGACAAGACTATCAATGTGTATGAGATTTAGACGTGTCGTTCGAAGTTGATAGTGTGTGTTCTGGAATGTAGCTCTAACTCTATCTATACTTGTGTtcacacatagacacacatatcACGCATGATATATAGGATTTTAGCGAACGAACAGAACCTCTCTTGGTCATACACATTATATTAGTGTATGCAACTATGCATATATCTTTTTGAGAGGAAATTGAGAGTCTTGAGTTCCTATTATTACCAGATAAACAAGTGGATACTTTTCAACGTATGGTTACTAATACTCTCTGCTAgatttttggttcaaaatcaTTAAAGATCGACCTCAATTAATGAAAAGCTCATAGAGATAAATGTCCAAGAGAAATCCTGATTAATTAGGCTTCTAACAACTATTCAGTGTAAGATCAATTTCTTAGCATGATATTCTTACTATTTGAGGGTCCAGCTATAACAATAGACTAACCAATTCCACAAAAGCTGAACAGTTGAGAAAGAAATTCATATATCCTCATATAGCAGCCGAAACTTGTGTTCTGATAGAAATGGAAATTTTCACACGATTTGTAAAATAACTTTACTGTAAAACAGCAAACATCCTGTGGGAAAGGGATTCTAATAATTGTGAAGAATAAAATGTTTACtatgcttattttttttctgGTCTCTATTTCTGCCGTTGGGAAATGGTCGTGAAGCCAACCAACAAAACGCCTTCCAATAGAGAGCACCGAAATTAATCTTGTTTCTATATTGACATTAGGATTGGCATACATTTTCTTCCCACTGTTAATATCACACGATCCCATTCTCTCCATATGCTCGTGTGTTACAATGATATTGTTTTGTCAATACTTTTCCTTCATATGGTATTTTAGATATAAGTAACACCATGACATCTATTGGTTGTTTTCTTCTCTTCAGGTAGGAAGCACAGAGGCTTATaactaatatcaatattctAAGCCAAACATGTTGTGTTCTTTAAGCTGCAACGTGGCTCCGAATATGAGGTACTTGTGCTGATAGATTCATATAATTGGATAAATTACACCACTGATTTGACAATCATGCCATTTGAAAGTTTTTGATTGACCAAATTTCAGGAGGCCGGCGCTTGATGGGCAGCAAACTCAGGAGCTGTGACAAGACAACGCTAAAGAGGTGGTTTTTCattgacaaaaataaaaagattaggTACTCCATTTCAACTAGTAATATTCAGAGTTCAATTACATAGTGAAGTAAAAATCAGTCAAATTCTTAGAGATCCAATGAACTTGAATTCCGTGAAAGCTTCTTCTATTCTAACAAATCCTTCACCGATAAACAAGTCTAGATTTCGGATTCATTCTAGTTTATTGCCTTATTCTCAACCAGGGCCTTCAATCTCCACTAGTGATCTAATGACTCCGAGAAAGAAGCCAGGGAGGCTTGATGACGTTCGTTCTAACGGTTGGCTTGATGCAATGAAGTCTTCTTCACCTCCTAGTAAGAAGGTTCAAAGGGAAGCAGACGCCGAGGAttttattgatgatgctaaAGTTATTTACTCTTCTTGGATGGTATGTTAGATATTTTCattgttttccaaattttttcacACTTATCTATCTGCCTAGACAGAGTGAACGTCTGATACGAGCGTCTCTCTTCCTGATGTTTGTGCACAGTTCAAGTATCCATCGGCTCTTAACTCCTTTCAGCAGATCGTTAGCCATGCAAAGAATAAAAAGATTGTTATCTTTTTAGACTATGATGGGACTCTTTCTCCAATTGTAGATGATCCTGACCGTGCTTTTATCTCCGCTGATGTAAGTAACTACTCCATTTTTTCCTTATTGCAAGAGAGAAGCTTACCTGATTATGttcaaaatgaaaagaaattacAAATTCTGCAGATGCGTTCTGCTGTCAGGGATGTTGCAAAGCATTTCCCAACAGCCATCATCAGTGGAAGAAGCCGTGATAAGGTATAAAAATTATACTAACAAGTAATTCTAGTTTAGGCCGCCTACTTTCGTGACCTCTTTTCGTTTGCAAATATTATGATTTAGGTTCATCCTATTTCAGGTTTATCAGTTGGTAGGACTAACTGAACTCTATTATGCTGGTAGTCATGGTATGGACATCATGCTTCCGATTAGAAATGAAGTGTGCACTAATGGTTCACTTATTAAATCTACTTCCCAGCAGGTATTGCAGTTTATAAGAGTTGTCCTTTCATCCATTATCTAGTAAAGATTgccatttcttttttttctttttttaatttattttttactcATTTCTACCTTACTTTCTTATAACTAGTTCTAATTTATGTTTTGAGCAGGGCAAGGAAGTTAATCTGTTGCAGCCTGCTCGTGAATTCTTACCTATGATTGACGAGGTGTTTTACTTGTTTCTCTAAGCCTAGCAAATAAGTAGTGATTggaaccaaaaaagaaaaagaatattatcAGAATTGAATTGAACAAGCTAGACCATATTGCAGGTTTTTAGAACCCTTGTCGATAAAACTAAAGAAGTAAAAGGTGCAAAAGTTGAGAACCACAAGTTTTGTGCCTCTGTACATTACCGTAACGTAGATGAGAATGTGAGTCTAATTCCTTGCTGTTTCATAATTGCCTTTGTGAATTATTTCAGTCATTTATTGATGATGTTTTCATTTCAAATGCAGAGTTGGTCCGTCGTTGCCCAATGTGTCCATGATGTCTTGAAAGAGTACCCTCGACTACGACCAACTCATGGGCGGAAGGTATCTCAGTTACTTGATTTTTAGTGACAAAAAACATACATTCCCTTATGAAGTCTCCATTTTGATCCCTTCACACTCTAAATGCAACTATTACATTATTTGTTACTAATTTGTTAAAATCTTGCTCCTTTTTTGCTTGTCCATAGGTTTTAGAGGTCCGTCCTGTAATAGACTGGGACAAAGGAAAAGCAGTTGAGTTTTTGCTTGAATCACTAGGTATGTTACTGGTGATTTATTTTGATTTGGTCTCTTTCTCCTCACTAGGTataaagtagaaaatatttttataactgGTGAAGTCAAGAAATTTTAGAATGAATAGTTCTATCCATTCTTTTCAAATATGTGCACATCAATGCAGGTTTTCGAAATAGCCATGATGTGCTTCCTATTTATATTGGAGATGACAGAACAGATGAAGATGCATTCAAGGTAAGTAATACACAACAGAATCTCATGTCACTACCATTTCTTCTGAAATTAAAGAGTATATTTTAAATCCAGGTTTTGAGGGGGAGATATCAAGGTTACGGAATTCTTGTTTCGACTAGCCCAAAAGAGAGTAATGCTATCTTCTCTCTCAGGGATACTTCAGAGGTTGGGAATATGACATCTAGCCAAAATTTTGTTGTTCATGTCAAATTTTTCTATAATTAAAATGTAAAGTAAAATTTTCCTTCGTGATGTGAAATCATATGCAGGTTAAAGAATTCTTGGAATCTCTTGCAAAAACGATGGAAAACCAAGAAATATAAAATGAGGAGGGGCAGGGGAGCAGGAGGGATAGTATAGATAAGAAACATTACATTATGTTTCtacaattttataaataagttgAAGCAATCTCTTTATCATGCTACCAATATTTCTCTTGCAAGTgcaagaattttgttttcattttttgtaattccttttctcggattttcatatattacctTTGGGTAGAAGAGGGTACTGCAAAGTCAAGCTAGTCCCCCATTAGCGGTGTTAACAACTGCTTTACCAGCCTTATTACTACAAGCATTAGGAGTGTTGTTAGCATTGCCATCAGACGGATTATTCCTCTGGCCAGAAGAGTTAGCCATTTCACGCAGCCGCTTCCTACACTCCCTCTTAATGTGACCCCTTATACcttgaaattttaaaagaagGCCCTTCTTCCCCGAGTTATTGTGATGGGCAGTGCACTTGGGATCAAATGTTTCAGATGTTCTGTCATTTCCCATTATtgaatacacacacacaaaaacaatTTGTtatcttcttattttcttcaattttgtttttgtaGAGGTGAGAAAATTTGTTTTAATGCTTCAACACAGCCATGTTGTGAATGGGAGCCTTAGAGCAATGATAAAGTTGTTTTTGATGGTCATAGATTCGAGCCATGGAATCAATCACTAATATTTGTATCAGGATAAGCTGCCTATATCATATCTGACTCCTCGATACAGCCCTTCCCATGTAAACACGAAATGCTTCATAACACCGAGCTGCCCTTTAAGTCATATTGTGTTGTCTACGGTGAACTTTCAGATCTAGGCAACAAAAATATGTTCTAAAAGTTTCTGTTTATTTGTAGCATAGCGAACAAACATCATCAGTAGTATATATGCAACCTATTGAAGTACGGATCTTATAAAAGAAGTTTCGTTTTGTCAAGCCACGACTTCAGCCAAAAATGTCTGAAGTTTGTCCTTgtcaaattcataatttcagTAAAAAATGTCTGAAGTTGGCCTTGTCAAACCATACCAAACTTAAGGCAAAACGACAATTTTGCCTTCACAAGGCCACACTTCCGGCAAAAGTCCGAAATTTACCAAACTTCAGGCACAAATCTTTGCAACTTCAATCATCTACTTCTGAAGCGGTATattgcaaaaaatcaaaattccgCATACAATATAAATTGCTGCCCCAAATCGAGTATTTGTGCACTGCGCCCTGATTAATTCCCCTACTTTAAATCTATTTAAGTTAAGCAAACAGTTGTGATAGGCCCAAGATTGTTGCTCTACTGTTACTGAGCCACTATTGCATATTCAAAAGTCCAGTCTTCAGTTTAAcagatttaaaataaataatggtTTGTCCGAGATTTTGGTGCTAACGAAGACCAAAATTTCTGTTACTTCTGACCTCTGTTCCCATGCACTTAACTAATTACTACTGTAAAAACTGTTTTTTATTCTCTTCTGTTAAAACTATTCTCTTGGAAACATAGAATGGTATGACAAAGATTTAAGTTTTGGTTTTCTCTTCCATCCTTTATATTGCATTTGCACAATTTTTATTACAAAGAGTTATTTGCAGTTTGCACTCTCTTAAATATTAATGCAtgtaaaagtcatttttttgatttgtattatgtaattttttctttttttgaattgtTACTTAAATGTATTTCTTTTTTACAAATTATCATAAACCAAATAAtttgtagaaaaaaaattaaagcaagATAAGTCGAGTCTATGTAGGGAGGGCCAGTaaatagagaaaaataataTATGATACCCCATCACTGGAAAATTACATTGTGTAGATaggtaatatttttataatatgtGTTAAATCCCTTTAGTTTCTACatatgtttactttttcatattttgacacCCTTGATAAAAGTTTTAGATCTGCAACTGATCGCAGGACAAAATCATTTTGGGAAACGCTGCTCTCAATGTTGTGGGTTCAAAACTAAGTGATACCAGATCTCTCTAGTACAGTACTTAGGATGTAAGCGATCTATCTCTGATCACctcttcatttcaatttatgcgaatctattttttttttttagtcagtTATAAAACGAATGAACTAATTCAATATAAGAAAAGCTCTTTAATTTTAGAATTTCAGTATTACCCTCGCCATTATCACTTTTGAAATCTGACATAGAGCCCACTAGTTTTAAAGTAAACAATCTGTGATATTTTATTAGGTAATGAAGAATGTTTAGAAGTTGTGTACGATGTGTCAGATCCCTTTCATGTTTATACTTACTTTCAATTTCTCTTTACTATTCAGTGGGCCCATTAAGGGTATTCTTGGCAATTGGTGTATATTTAGGTGATTTGGAAAAGTCACAATTTTGTTAGGACccatttagtaggcgtttggacatgcgaacATGAAATCATGAGATAAAATCAGCGTTTGAACATATGATTTCATCCCATGAAATGAAATcctaaatcatccaaaaaggcatgatttgggatttcaaatcatgatttcaaaatttttaaatgtaaaacttggcctataagtttatattttgtaaaaaaaagactcataagttggtagatatatttaacaattacccccaccaaccatttaccaacttcattaacttctaccaacctttatttatgttctAACTTCTACCAATCTTTCTTTATGTTCTATTTGTTTCCAAACGACAGATTAACAATGTTGGTTCGTCTTCTCGGTCATCTGATCGGGAAATGCATGCTCGGCGTGAAGAGATTGTTcataccatgtgggaggattatattaaagagtagttacattacaagacatgttaaattttcctttttattgaaataaagtttgatcaactgatgttgtattttttagaaaggcctgctagtagcgtattaattttgttatgaactatgacttgctcatttggtacgattgtataagaattgggaaagatttgatagttttcacaacttgtgaggtttttatgtctataagaaaaaatacaacttaagaaatccaaattgcatgtccaaacatgatttcatctcatggtttcaaatcatgtccaaacggctccttagaTATGATTTGAAATTCATGATATGAAATCaggttgatttgaagttgaaacttTATTTGGACAtaaaatttggatttcttgtgttgtatgtttGTTTTCATAAACCTGAAAACCTACAAGTTGGGAAAACTTTCAAAACTTCCTCaactcttatacaatcttaccaaatgagcaaaccatagttcataacaaagtGAATACACTGCCaaaaggcctttctaaaaaatacaatatcTATTGATCGAACTTTaaatcaataaaaaggaaaactgaACATGAGTTGTAGTGTTACTATTCTTTAA contains:
- the LOC132043149 gene encoding probable trehalose-phosphate phosphatase F isoform X4; this encodes MNLNSVKASSILTNPSPINKSRFRIHSSLLPYSQPGPSISTSDLMTPRKKPGRLDDVRSNGWLDAMKSSSPPSKKVQREADAEDFIDDAKVIYSSWMFKYPSALNSFQQIVSHAKNKKIVIFLDYDGTLSPIVDDPDRAFISADMRSAVRDVAKHFPTAIISGRSRDKVYQLVGLTELYYAGSHGMDIMLPIRNEVCTNGSLIKSTSQQGKEVNLLQPAREFLPMIDEVFRTLVDKTKEVKGAKVENHKFCASVHYRNVDENSWSVVAQCVHDVLKEYPRLRPTHGRKVLEVRPVIDWDKGKAVEFLLESLVQVFEIAMMCFLFILEMTEQMKMHSRF
- the LOC132043149 gene encoding probable trehalose-phosphate phosphatase F isoform X1; its protein translation is MNLNSVKASSILTNPSPINKSRFRIHSSLLPYSQPGPSISTSDLMTPRKKPGRLDDVRSNGWLDAMKSSSPPSKKVQREADAEDFIDDAKVIYSSWMFKYPSALNSFQQIVSHAKNKKIVIFLDYDGTLSPIVDDPDRAFISADMRSAVRDVAKHFPTAIISGRSRDKVYQLVGLTELYYAGSHGMDIMLPIRNEVCTNGSLIKSTSQQGKEVNLLQPAREFLPMIDEVFRTLVDKTKEVKGAKVENHKFCASVHYRNVDENSWSVVAQCVHDVLKEYPRLRPTHGRKVLEVRPVIDWDKGKAVEFLLESLGFRNSHDVLPIYIGDDRTDEDAFKVLRGRYQGYGILVSTSPKESNAIFSLRDTSEVKEFLESLAKTMENQEI
- the LOC132043149 gene encoding probable trehalose-phosphate phosphatase F isoform X2, coding for MNLNSVKASSILTNPSPINKSRFRIHSSLLPYSQPGPSISTSDLMTPRKKPGRLDDVRSNGWLDAMKSSSPPSKKVQREADAEDFIDDAKVIYSSWMFKYPSALNSFQQIVSHAKNKKIVIFLDYDGTLSPIVDDPDRAFISADMRSAVRDVAKHFPTAIISGRSRDKVYQLVGLTELYYAGSHGMDIMLPIRNEVCTNGSLIKSTSQQGKEVNLLQPAREFLPMIDESWSVVAQCVHDVLKEYPRLRPTHGRKVLEVRPVIDWDKGKAVEFLLESLGFRNSHDVLPIYIGDDRTDEDAFKVLRGRYQGYGILVSTSPKESNAIFSLRDTSEVKEFLESLAKTMENQEI
- the LOC132043149 gene encoding probable trehalose-phosphate phosphatase F isoform X3 — protein: MTPRKKPGRLDDVRSNGWLDAMKSSSPPSKKVQREADAEDFIDDAKVIYSSWMFKYPSALNSFQQIVSHAKNKKIVIFLDYDGTLSPIVDDPDRAFISADMRSAVRDVAKHFPTAIISGRSRDKVYQLVGLTELYYAGSHGMDIMLPIRNEVCTNGSLIKSTSQQGKEVNLLQPAREFLPMIDEVFRTLVDKTKEVKGAKVENHKFCASVHYRNVDENSWSVVAQCVHDVLKEYPRLRPTHGRKVLEVRPVIDWDKGKAVEFLLESLGFRNSHDVLPIYIGDDRTDEDAFKVLRGRYQGYGILVSTSPKESNAIFSLRDTSEVKEFLESLAKTMENQEI